The Cucurbita pepo subsp. pepo cultivar mu-cu-16 chromosome LG08, ASM280686v2, whole genome shotgun sequence genome contains a region encoding:
- the LOC111800778 gene encoding cellulose synthase-like protein D1, with product MASLSPRKTLTNSPSSSGRPPQAVKVSRRTSSGRFVSLSRDDDLDMSGDYSGQTDYINYTVLMPPTPDNQPGGGTGSDSKSDGTATTRFGSEARGLIRRVGDSDPNGGGGDGDAAKDRRMSVMKSSNNKSMLLRSQTSDFDHNRWLFETKGRYGIGNAYWQDGEQDQGYVSEGMSMADFMDNPWRPLTRKVKVPPAILSPYRLLVFIRMVVLAFFLAWRIRNPNPDAVWLWGMSIVCEVWFAFSWLLDILPKLNPINRATDLAVLREKFDKPTPTNPSGRSDLPGVDVFVSTADPEKEPPLVTANTILSILAVDYPVEKLSCYISDDGGAILSFEAMAEAVRFAEVWVPFCRKHNIEPRNPDSYFNIKTDPTKNKKRRDFVKDRRWIKREYDEFKVRINGLPEGIKKRSDMYNSREEAKEKKLARDKNGGETPAEPVKVTKATWMADGTHWPGTWLNATADHSKGDHAGILQVMTKVPENDPVMGGPDENKLDFTGIDIRIPMFAYVSREKRPGYDHNKKAGAMNAMVRASAVLSNGPFILNLDCDHYFYNCQAVREGMCFMMDRGGDRICYIQFPQRFEGIDPSDRYANHNTVFFDGNMRALDGLQGPVYVGTGCMFRRYALYGFNPPRANEYTGMFGQVKSAARTNYQPQSEEDDSDSHPLTDHPDLDLPKKFGSSTIFTDSIPVAEFQGRPLADHVSVKNGRPPGTLLMPRPPLDAQTVAEAVAVISCWYEDKTEWGERIGWIYGSVTEDVVTGYRMHNRGWRSVYCITKRDAFRGTAPINLTDRLHQVLRWATGSVEIFFSKNNAFLGSKRLKFLQRVAYLNVGIYPFTSLFLVVYCFLPALSLFSGHFIVQGLNVAFLSYLLIITVCLCLLSLLEVKWSGIALEEWWRNEQFWVIGGTSAHLAAVIQGLLKVVAGIEISFTLTSKSAGDDEDDIYADLYLVKWTSLFIMPLTIIIVNIIAVVIGFSRTVYSVIPQWSKLFGGLFFSFWVLAHMYPFAKGLMGRRGRLPTIVYVWSGLLSITVSLLWISVSPPDSATDGTN from the exons ATGGCGTCTTTGAGCCCGAGGAAGACGCTTACGAATTCACCGTCTTCTTCAGGACGACCACCACAGGCGGTGAAGGTTTCTCGCCGGACGTCAAGTGGACGATTCGTAAGTCTATCTCGCGACGACGATTTAGACATGTCAGGCGACTATTCCGGTCAGACTGATTACATAAACTACACCGTTTTAATGCCTCCGACGCCTGATAATCAGCCAGGCGGAGGAACAGGTTCAGATTCCAAATCGGACGGTACTGCTACGACTCGATTCGGATCTGAGGCTCGAGGATTGATTAGGCGAGTCGGAGATTCGGATCCGAACGGCGGAGGCGGCGATGGTGATGCCGCGAAAGATAGGAGAATGTCGGTGATGAAATCGTCGAACAATAAATCGATGCTGTTGCGAAGCCAAACGTCTGATTTCGATCACAACCGCTGGTTGTTCGAAACAAAAGGAAGATACGGAATCGGAAATGCGTACTGGCAGGATGGAGAACAGGATCAAGGCTATGTTTCGGAAGGGATGAGCATGGCGGATTTCATGGACAATCCATGGAGGCCGCTCACGAGGAAAGTTAAAGTCCCGCCAGCTATTCTGAGCCCCTACAG GCTCTTGGTGTTCATTCGAATGGTAGTATTGGCGTTCTTTCTTGCATGGCGAATCCGAAACCCAAACCCTGACGCAGTGTGGCTATGGGGAATGTCTATTGTTTGTGAGGTGTGGTTTGCTTTCTCATGGCTTTTGGATATTCTTCCAAAGCTCAACCCTATAAACCGAGCCACCGACCTTGCTGTGCTTCGAGAAAAGTTCGATAAGCCGACTCCGACCAACCCGTCTGGGCGGTCCGACCTTCCTGGAGTCGACGTGTTTGTGTCAACCGCCGACCCGGAGAAAGAACCGCCGCTCGTCACGGCTAACACTATTCTCTCAATCTTGGCCGTTGATTACCCTGTGGAAAAGCTGTCGTGCTACATTTCGGACGATGGTGGCGCCATACTTTCGTTTGAAGCCATGGCGGAGGCTGTTAGGTTTGCGGAG GTATGGGTACCGTTTTGCCGAAAGCACAACATAGAACCCAGAAATCCAGACAGTTACTTCAACATAAAAACGGATccaaccaagaacaagaagcgGCGGGATTTTGTGAAAGACCGCCGGTGGATAAAGAGAGAGTACGACGAGTTTAAGGTCAGAATCAACGGGCTACCGGAAGGCATTAAAAAGAGGAGTGATATGTACAACTCCAGGGAGGAGGCCAAGGAGAAAAAACTGGCTCGAGATAAGAACGGCGGCGAGACACCGGCCGAGCCGGTCAAGGTCACCAAGGCCACCTGGATGGCCGACGGCACCCACTGGCCTGGAACTTGGCTTAATGCAACCGCCGACCACTCCAAGGGCGACCACGCTGGCATTTTGCag GTAATGACAAAGGTACCAGAAAACGACCCAGTTATGGGGGGTCCAGATGAGAACAAATTGGACTTCACAGGAATTGACATAAGAATTCCAATGTTTGCATACGTGTCACGTGAGAAACGGCCTGGTTATGACCACAACAAGAAGGCTGGAGCCATGAATGCCATGGTTCGAGCCTCGGCAGTGCTATCAAATGGGCCTTTTATTCTCAATTTGGATTGTGACCATTATTTCTACAACTGTCAAGCTGTAAGAGAGGGAATGTGCTTCATGATGGATCGTGGTGGCGATAGGATTTGCTACATTCAATTCCCTCAGAGATTTGAAGGCATCGATCCCTCTGATCGTTATGCCAACCACAACACTGTCTTCTTTGATG GAAATATGAGGGCATTGGATGGTCTTCAAGGCCCAGTGTATGTGGGAACTGGTTGCATGTTCAGGCGATATGCACTGTATGGCTTCAACCCACCAAGAGCAAACGAATACACAGGCATGTTTGGGCAAGTCAAATCCGCAGCCAGAACTAATTATCAACCTCAGTCTGAGGAAGATGATTCTGACTCTCACCCTTTGACGGATCACCCTGACTTGGACCTCCCTAAGAAGTTTGGAAGCTCTACCATATTTACAGACTCCATCCCTGTAGCCGAGTTCCAAGGCCGCCCCCTCGCCGATCACGTTTCTGTCAAGAACGGTCGACCCCCTGGTACCCTGCTCATGCCTCGTCCACCTCTTGATGCCCAAACTGTAGCTGAAGCAGTTGCTGTTATCTCATGTTG GTACGAGGACAAGACCGAATGGGGCGAAAGAATTGGGTGGATTTACGGGTCAGTGACAGAGGATGTGGTGACTGGTTACCGAATGCACAATCGAGGGTGGCGGTCAGTTTATTGTATCACCAAGCGCGATGCCTTTCGGGGCACTGCACCAATCAACCTCACGGATCGTCTTCACCAAGTGCTTCGATGGGCTACCGGCTCAGTCGAAATCTTCTTCTCTAAAAACAATGCTTTTCTAGGAAGCAAACGCCTGAAATTCCTTCAACGTGTAGCCTATCTAAACGTTGGCATTTACCCATTCACTTCCCTTTTCTTGGTCGTCTACTGCTTTCTCCCAGCACTTTCCCTCTTCTCAGGACACTTCATAGTACAAGGCTTAAACGTTGCATTTCTCAGCTATCTTCTCATCATCACTGTTTGCCTTTGCCTTCTATCCCTCCTTGAAGTAAAATGGTCAGGCATTGCCTTAGAAGAATGGTGGAGAAATGAACAATTTTGGGTCATTGGTGGAACCAGTGCCCATCTTGCTGCAGTTATTCAAGGACTTCTTAAAGTCGTAGCTGGGATTGAAATCTCCTTCACTCTTACGTCGAAATCAGCTGGAGACGACGAAGACGACATTTACGCCGATCTTTACCTCGTCAAATGGACGAGTCTCTTTATAATGCCGCTTACAATTATAATTGTCAACATCATTGCAGTTGTAATTGGCTTCTCAAGGACTGTTTACAGTGTGATTCCTCAATGGAGCAAGCTGTTTGGTGGTCTGTTCTTTAGCTTTTGGGTGCTGGCTCATATGTACCCATTTGCCAAAGGGTTGATGGGCAGAAGAGGAAGGCTCCCAACCATTGTGTATGTCTGGTCAGGGCTGCTTTCAATCACTGTTTCTTTGCTATGGATTTCTGTCAGTCCACCTGACAGTGCTACTGATGGAACCAATTAG
- the LOC111800924 gene encoding uncharacterized protein LOC111800924 has product MNKPIGIHYETDSQTESAISKVLFEEFKRSEPNQSESSVLSGASEADIFSTDDMLESRKRKMLSEGFASTTPCESQARKKNVVVLGGDPKPEKKRREAVHDIRNKKPKPLYNHYASGGGWWDCDMEGVDSEEVGLGEVWEGVGSTTLGGIEWH; this is encoded by the exons ATGAATAAACCGATTGGAATTCATTATGAGACGGATTCCCAGACAGAATCAGCTATTTCAAAGGTGCTTTTTGAAGAGTTCAAGCGTTCTGAACCAAACCAAAGTGAAAGCTCAGTTTTAAGCGGTGCTAGTGAAGCAGATATCTTCAGTACAGATGATATGCTAGAAtcgaggaaaagaaagatgttAAGTGAAGGCTTTGCTTCCACTACCCCAT GTGAGAGCCAAGCGAGGAAGAAGAATGTGGTAGTTCTTGGAGGCGACCCAAAACCcgagaaaaagagaagggaGGCGGTTCATGAtatcagaaacaaaaaaccaaaacctCTCTACAATCACT ACGCAAGTGGCGGTGGGTGGTGGGACTGCGACATGGAAGGTGTTGATAGCGAAGAGGTTGGGCTTGGTGAAGTATGGGAAGGAGTTGGGTCTACTACGCTTGGAGGAATAGAATGGCATTGA
- the LOC111800066 gene encoding glutathione reductase, cytosolic-like, translating into MSRKMLIDGELSHPAEAEERYDFDLFVIGAGSGGVRASRFSASHGAKVGICELPFDPISSEVIGGIGGTCVIRGCVPKKILMYGATFGPELQDARSYGWDVHEKVDFDWKKLLKKKTDEIVRLNGIYKRLLTKSGVKMYEGEGKIVGPHEVEVTQLDGTKIGYSAKHILIATGSRAVIPDIPGKELGITSDEALSLEELPKRVVVLGGGYIAVEFASIWNGMGAKVELCFRRELPLGGFDDEMRAVVARNLEGRGINMHPRTNLTEVFSMIFPLLTYFKCFHCMYLNILIIPXFNLALSVYPGVHKHGIVMLIENELGITSDEALSLEELPKRVVVLGGGYIAVEFASIWNVCVTGRAPNSKRLNLKAVGVEVDEHGAVKVDDYSRTSVPSIWAVGDVTNRMNLTPVALMEGSFFANTVFGGEPTKPDYNHVPYAVFCIPPLSVVGLSEEEAIQREKGDILVFTSSFNPMKNTISGRQEKTVMKLVVDADTQKVLGASMCGPDAPEIMQGIAVALKCGATKQQFDSTVGIHPSAAEEFVTMRTVTRRVEASGKLKTNL; encoded by the exons ATGTCGAGGAAGATGCTCATAGATGGGGAACTGAGCCATCCGGCTGAAGCGGAGGAACGCTACGACTTCGATTTATTTGTTATTGGAGCAGGAAGTGGTGGTGTTCGTGCTAGTAGATTTTCAGCTAGTCATGGAGCGAAG GTTGGCATCTGTGAGCTTCCATTCGATCCAATCAGCTCAGAAGTAATTGGAGGAATTGGCGGAAC GTGTGTTATTCGTGGTTGTGTTCCCAAAAAGATTCTGATGTATGGGGCAACTTTTGGTCCTGAGCTTCAG GATGCTCGAAGTTATGGTTGGGATGTGCATGAGAAAGTGGATTTTGATTggaagaagcttttgaaaaagaag ACAGATGAGATAGTACGATTAAATGGAATTTACAAGCGTTTACTGACTAAGTCGGGAGTAAAAATGTATGAAGGAGAGGGAAAGATTGTTGGTCCACATGAAGTTGAGGTGACACAACTTGATGGTACCAAAATAGGCTATTCAGCAAAGCACATTCTGATTGCGACTGGCAGTAGAGCTGTCATTCCTGATATTCCTGGGAAG GAGTTGGGGATAACATCTGATGAGGCTTTGAGTTTGGAGGAGTTGCCTAAGCGTGTTGTGGTGCTTGGAGGAGG GTACATTGCTGTTGAATTTGCTTCAATCTGGAATGGTATGGGTGCTAAGGTTGAACTATGTTTCAGAAGGGAACTTCCACTGGG AGgttttgatgatgaaatgagAGCAGTGGTTGCAAGGAATCTGGAAGGCAGAGGAATTAATATGCACCCAAGAACAAATTTGACAGAAGTATTTTCCATGATTTTCCCTCTTTTAACCTATTTCAAATGTTTCCATTGTATGTATTTAAACATTTTGATAATACCGGNCTTTAATCT TGCGCTTTCAGTGTACCCAGGTGTTCATAAACATGGAATCGTAATGCTAATTGAAAAC GAGTTGGGGATAACATCTGATGAGGCTTTGAGTTTGGAGGAGTTGCCTAAGCGTGTTGTGGTGCTTGGAGGAGG GTACATTGCTGTTGAATTTGCTTCAATCTGGAATG TTTGTGTTACAGGTCGTGCTCCTAAttcaaaaagattaaatttgaaaGCAGTTGGTGTCGAAGTTGATGAACATGGTGCTGTGAAG GTGGATGATTATTCACGCACGAGTGTACCTAGTATATGGGCTGTTGGAGATGTTACTAACCGAATGAATCTTACGCCCGTGGCTTTAATGGAGGGATCATTCTTTGCA AACACTGTTTTTGGCGGTGAACCTACCAAACCAGATTACAATCATGTGCCCTATGCTGTATTCTG CATACCACCTCTCTCTGTTGTGGGCctaagtgaagaagaagctatACAAAGAGAAAAGGGTGATATTCTGGTGTTCACTTCTTCCTTCAATCCAATGAAGAATACAATCTCTGG ACGACAAGAGAAGACAGTGATGAAACTAGTGGTTGATGCTGACACCCAAAAGGTCCTTGGCGCATCCATGTGCGGACCAGATGCTCCCGAAATTATGCag GGAATTGCTGTCGCTCTAAAATGTGGAGCAACCAAGCAACAGTTTGACAGCACT